The following proteins come from a genomic window of Sorghum bicolor cultivar BTx623 chromosome 3, Sorghum_bicolor_NCBIv3, whole genome shotgun sequence:
- the LOC8062307 gene encoding amino-acid permease BAT1 homolog isoform X1 has protein sequence MALAPPRSVELPVADPDRARLHQLGYKQELKRGLSVVSNFAFSFAIISVLTGVTTTYNTGLRYGGPASMTLGWLVVATFNGCVALSMAEICSAYPTSGGLYYWSAKLAGKNWASLASWVTGWFNIVGQWAGTTSIDFSLAQLVQVIILLGTGGANGGGYMASKYVLLAIYGVILILHGLINCLPIHWLSWFGHLGVFWNTAGVFVLVILVPAVAKERASVGFIFTHFNTDNGMGIHDKAYILFVGLLMSQYSLLGYDTSAHMSEETKGADRSGSIGIVTSVALASMFGWIYLVALTSLMTDIPYLLSPSNDAGGYAVAQALYTAFHGRYGSGAGAVACLAVIAVAVFLCGIACVTTNSRMGYAFSRDGAMPFSRVWYRLNSQEVPINVVCLSVTVAFIMSLTSLGSQVAFQAMVSVATTGLYIAYALPIFFRVTTARKSFVPGPFHLGRYGLAVGWVAVAWVALVTVLFCLPVAYPVAEDNLNYTPVAVGGVLVLSVGTWLLHARFWFEGPVINVDA, from the exons ATGGCGCTGGCGCCGCCCCGCTCCGTCGAGCTGCCCGTCGCCGACCCGGACAGGGCCCGGTTGCATCAGCTTGGATACAAGCAGGAGCTCAAGCGCGGCCTCTC TGTGGTCTCGAACTTCgccttctccttcgccatcatcTCCGTGCTGACGGGCGTGACGACGACCTACAACACGGGCCTCCGCTACGGCGGGCCGGCGTCCATGACGCTGGGCTGGCTCGTCGTGGCGACCTTCAACGGCTGCGTGGCGCTGTCCATGGCGGAGATCTGCTCGGCGTACCCGACCTCCGGCGGCCTCTACTACTGGAGCGCCAAGCTCGCCGGCAAGAACTGGGCCTCGCTGGCTTCCTGGGTCACCGGATG GTTCAACATCGTGGGACAG TGGGCAGGTACGACGAGCATAGACTTCTCGCTGGCGCAGCTTGTCCAGGTGATCATCCTGCTGGGCACCGGGGGAGCCAACGGCGGTGGCTACATGGCCTCCAAGTACGTCCTGCTCGCCATCTACGGCGTCATCCTCATCCTTCACGGCCTCATCAACTGCCTCCCCATCCACTGGCTCTCATGGTTTGGTCATCTTGGAGTCTTCTGGAATACAGCAG GTGTCTTTGTCCTGGTGATCTTGGTTCCAGCGGTCGCCAAGGAGCGAGCGAGCGTGGGGTTCATCTTCACCCACTTCAACACGGACAACGGCATGGGAATCCACGACAAGGCATACATTCTCTTCGTCGGCTTGCTCATGAGCCAGTACTCCCTCCTCGGCTACGACACATCTGCTCACATG TCAGAGGAAACGAAGGGCGCGGACCGGAGCGGGTCGATCGGGATCGTGACCTCGGTTGCCCTGGCGTCCATGTTTGGATGGATCTACCTGGTGGCCTTGACGTCGCTGATGACAGACATCCCCTACCTCCTGAGCCCCAGCAACGACGCCGGCGGGTACGCCGTCGCGCAGGCTCTCTACACCGCCTTCCACGGGAGGTACGGCAGCGGCGCCGGGGCGGTCGCGTGCCTGGCGGTCATCGCCGTCGCCGTCTTCCTCTGCGGCATCGCATGTGTCACCACCAACTCAAGGATGGGCTACGCCTTCTCCAGGGACGGAGCCATGCCGTTCTCGCGTGTATGGTACCGGCTCAACAGCCAGGAGGTGCCCATCAACGTCGTCTGCCTTTCTGTCACGGTTGCATTCATCATGTCCCTCACG TCACTTGGGAGCCAGGTGGCGTTCCAGGCGATGGTGTCCGTGGCGACGACCGGGCTATACATCGCGTACGCGCTGCCCATCTTCTTCCGCGTCACGACGGCCAGGAAATCCTTCGTCCCGGGGCCGTTCCACCTCGGGAGGTACGGGCTCGCCGTCGGCTGGGTCGCCGTCGCCTGGGTGGCGCTCGTCACCGTGCTCTTCTGCCTGCCGGTGGCGTACCCCGTCGCGGAGGACAACCTCAACTACACGCCGGTCGCCGTCGGCGGCGTGCTGGTCCTCAGCGTGGGCACGTGGCTGCTCCACGCACGGTTCTGGTTTGAAGGCCCCGTCATCAACGTCGACGCGTAG
- the LOC8062307 gene encoding uncharacterized protein LOC8062307 isoform X2 produces MALAPPRSVELPVADPDRARLHQLGYKQELKRGLSVVSNFAFSFAIISVLTGVTTTYNTGLRYGGPASMTLGWLVVATFNGCVALSMAEICSAYPTSGGLYYWSAKLAGKNWASLASWVTGWFNIVGQWAGTTSIDFSLAQLVQVIILLGTGGANGGGYMASKCLCPGDLGSSGRQGASERGVHLHPLQHGQRHGNPRQGIHSLRRLAHEPVLPPRLRHICSHVRGNEGRGPERVDRDRDLGCPGVHVWMDLPGGLDVADDRHPLPPEPQQRRRRVRRRAGSLHRLPREVRQRRRGGRVPGGHRRRRLPLRHRMCHHQLKDGLRLLQGRSHAVLACMVPAQQPGGAHQRRLPFCHGCIHHVPHVTWEPGGVPGDGVRGDDRAIHRVRAAHLLPRHDGQEILRPGAVPPREVRARRRLGRRRLGGARHRALLPAGGVPRRGGQPQLHAGRRRRRAGPQRGHVAAPRTVLV; encoded by the exons ATGGCGCTGGCGCCGCCCCGCTCCGTCGAGCTGCCCGTCGCCGACCCGGACAGGGCCCGGTTGCATCAGCTTGGATACAAGCAGGAGCTCAAGCGCGGCCTCTC TGTGGTCTCGAACTTCgccttctccttcgccatcatcTCCGTGCTGACGGGCGTGACGACGACCTACAACACGGGCCTCCGCTACGGCGGGCCGGCGTCCATGACGCTGGGCTGGCTCGTCGTGGCGACCTTCAACGGCTGCGTGGCGCTGTCCATGGCGGAGATCTGCTCGGCGTACCCGACCTCCGGCGGCCTCTACTACTGGAGCGCCAAGCTCGCCGGCAAGAACTGGGCCTCGCTGGCTTCCTGGGTCACCGGATG GTTCAACATCGTGGGACAG TGGGCAGGTACGACGAGCATAGACTTCTCGCTGGCGCAGCTTGTCCAGGTGATCATCCTGCTGGGCACCGGGGGAGCCAACGGCGGTGGCTACATGGCCTCCAA GTGTCTTTGTCCTGGTGATCTTGGTTCCAGCGGTCGCCAAGGAGCGAGCGAGCGTGGGGTTCATCTTCACCCACTTCAACACGGACAACGGCATGGGAATCCACGACAAGGCATACATTCTCTTCGTCGGCTTGCTCATGAGCCAGTACTCCCTCCTCGGCTACGACACATCTGCTCACATG TCAGAGGAAACGAAGGGCGCGGACCGGAGCGGGTCGATCGGGATCGTGACCTCGGTTGCCCTGGCGTCCATGTTTGGATGGATCTACCTGGTGGCCTTGACGTCGCTGATGACAGACATCCCCTACCTCCTGAGCCCCAGCAACGACGCCGGCGGGTACGCCGTCGCGCAGGCTCTCTACACCGCCTTCCACGGGAGGTACGGCAGCGGCGCCGGGGCGGTCGCGTGCCTGGCGGTCATCGCCGTCGCCGTCTTCCTCTGCGGCATCGCATGTGTCACCACCAACTCAAGGATGGGCTACGCCTTCTCCAGGGACGGAGCCATGCCGTTCTCGCGTGTATGGTACCGGCTCAACAGCCAGGAGGTGCCCATCAACGTCGTCTGCCTTTCTGTCACGGTTGCATTCATCATGTCCCTCACG TCACTTGGGAGCCAGGTGGCGTTCCAGGCGATGGTGTCCGTGGCGACGACCGGGCTATACATCGCGTACGCGCTGCCCATCTTCTTCCGCGTCACGACGGCCAGGAAATCCTTCGTCCCGGGGCCGTTCCACCTCGGGAGGTACGGGCTCGCCGTCGGCTGGGTCGCCGTCGCCTGGGTGGCGCTCGTCACCGTGCTCTTCTGCCTGCCGGTGGCGTACCCCGTCGCGGAGGACAACCTCAACTACACGCCGGTCGCCGTCGGCGGCGTGCTGGTCCTCAGCGTGGGCACGTGGCTGCTCCACGCACGGTTCTGGTTTGA
- the LOC110433782 gene encoding uncharacterized protein LOC110433782: MRMLTYGLPADATDEYIRIGESTALESLRRFVAAVVEIFGDEYLRHPNEADTTRLLAMGEKKGFPGMLGSIDCMHWAWKNCPYDKQGQYKGHVEKPTIILEAVASEDLWIWHAFFGMPGSHNDINVLHRSPLFDNLAEGRAPEVKYSVNGHDYNMGYYLADGIYPDWATLVKTIRHPMGNKRQYFAKSQEAARKMVERAFGVLQSRFAIVRGPARPWDIETLALIMRACVIMHNMIVEDEGFLVDPDERFEDDADNVEPAHGRAARSLDEYIEAHRQIRDKDTHVQLKEDLIEHLWNNHPDLYSY, encoded by the coding sequence ATGCGTATGCTCACTTATGGGCTTCCAGCTGATGCGACAGATGAGTATATCCGCATTGGCGAAAGTACTGCACTTGAGAGCCTACGTAGGTTTGTTGCTGCAGTTGTTGAGATTTTTGGAGATGAATATCTCAGACATCCCAATGAGGCAGACACAACACGCTTACTTGCAATGGGTGAGAAGAAAGGCTTTCCAGGAATGTTAGGGTCCATCGATTGTATGCATTGGGCATGGAAGAACTGTCCATATGACAAACAAGGTCAGTACAAGGGGCATGTGGAGAAGCCCACAATCATTTTGGAGGCTGTTGCTTCTGAAGACCTCTGGATATGGCATGCCTTCTTTGGAATGCCTGGGTCTCACAATGACATTAATGTTCTTCATAGATCTCCATTGTTTGATAACCTAGCAGAAGGTAGAGCTCCAGAAGTGAAGTATTCTGTCAACGGCCACGACTACAACATGGGTTATTACCTTGCAGATGGTATATACCCTGATTGGGCTACTTTGGTAAAGACAATCAGGCATCCTATGGGTAACAAGAGGCAATATTTTGCCAAATCGCAAGAAGCAGCGAGGAAGATGGTGGAAAGAGCTTTTGGGGTTCTTCAATCTAGATTCGCCATTGTTCGAGGACCAGCACGCCCTTGGGACATTGAGACTTTGGCATTGATCATGAGGGCTTGTGTCATAATGCACAACATGATTGTGGAAGATGAGGGATTCTTGGTCGACCCTGATGAGCGTTTTGAAGATGATGCTGACAATGTGGAACCTGCTCATGGTCGAGCTGCTCGATCACTAGATGAATATATCGAGGCGCATAGACAGATCAGAGACAAGGATACACATGTTCAGTTGAAAGAAGATCTCATCGAACACCTGTGGAACAATCATCCCGATTTATATTCGTACTAG
- the LOC8062308 gene encoding uncharacterized protein LOC8062308, protein MHRWLTIQFQVNKFCAAYEAITRRNQSGTTITDKINDAKKLYTDWDKDKKSFALDHCWNILKEEDKWKAKMVELAELEKIAANKKKQKSAKVSRPRDQGATNNDHVVAVDAEETEPRKRSDGIKKVKENHRRGGGEACMAAMEKMWAKKEESDKEKEKAKQERFMASLAIDKEALELEKKRADADLKRAEADLLKEEKEIMMAVSGPLQLQWLEMMQQQIVARRQGNST, encoded by the exons ATGCATAGGTGGCTGACAATTCAATTCCAAGTCAACAAGTTTTGTGCAGCTTATGAGGCCATTACACGTAGGAATCAAAGTGGCACAACTATCACAGATAAG ATTAACGATGCAAAAAAGCTCTACACGGACTGGGACAAGGACAAAAAATCTTTTGCTCTTGATCATTGTTGGAACATACTCAAGGAGGAGGACAAGTGGAAAGCCAAGATGGTAGAACTTGCTGAGCTAGAGAAAATagcagcaaacaagaagaagcaaaaAAGTGCAAAGGTGTCGAGGCCAAGGGATCAAGGAGCCACTAATAATGATCACGTCGTAGCTGTTGATGCCGAAGAAACCGAGCCAAGGAAAAGGTCTGATGGGATCAAGAAGGTGAAAGAAAATCATAGGCGAGGAGGTGGTGAGGCTTGCATGGCAGCcatggagaagatgtgggcaaaGAAGGAGGAGTCCGATAAGGAAAAAGAGAAGGCGAAACAGGAGAGGTTCATGGCTTCACTTGCAATAGACAAGGAAGCACTAGAGTTGGAGAAGAAGAGGGCTGATGCAGATTTAAAAAGAGCTGAAGCCGATTTGCTCAAAGAGGAAAAAGAAATCATGATGGCGGTCAGTGGCCCTCTCCAGCTTCAGTGGCTTGAGATGATGCAACAGCAGATTGTGGCTAGGCGTCAAGGAAATTCAACTTAG
- the LOC8062309 gene encoding amino-acid permease BAT1 homolog has translation MGTVGGELPLADPAADADRARLQQLGYKQELKRGLSVVSNFAFSFAIISVLTGVTTTYNTGLRYGGPASMTLGWLVVALFNGCVALSMAEICSAYPTSGGLYYWSAKLAGKEWAPLASWVTGWFNIVGQWACTASVDFSLAQLIQVIILLGTGGANGGGYLASKYVVLAIYTAILVVHGLINSLPIHWLSWFGQLGAFWNVAGVFVLVILVPSVAKQRASAEFIFTHMNTDNGMGIHSKAYILAVGLLMSQYSSIGYDTSAHMTEETKKADWNGPMGIVYSVALSSVFGWIYLLALTSVVTDIPYLLDTGNDAGGYAIAQALYSTFHRRYGTGAGGIACLVIIAVAVFLCGTACVTSNSRMGYAFSRDGAMPFSHVWYKVNKQEVPFNVVWLSVSVAFVMALTSLGSQVAFQAMVSIATLGLYIAYALPILFRVTTARRSFVAGPFHLGRFGVAVGSVAVLWVALVTVLFCLPVAYPVTKETLNYTPVAVGGVLVLSLAAWVLHARFWFRGPITNVG, from the exons ATGGGCACCGTCGGCGGCGAGCTGCCCCTCGCCGACCCGGCCGCCGACGCAGACCGGGCGAGGCTGCAGCAGCTGGGATACAAGCAGGAGCTCAAGCGCGGCCTCTC CGTCGTTTCCAACTTCgccttctccttcgccatcatcTCCGTGCTGACGGGCGTGACGACGACCTACAACACCGGCCTCCGCTACGGCGGGCCGGCGTCCATGACGCTGGGGTGGCTCGTCGTGGCACTCTTCAACGGCTGCGTGGCGCTGTCCATGGCGGAGATCTGCTCCGCCTACCCGACCTCCGGCGGGCTCTACTACTGGAGCGCCAAGCTCGCCGGCAAGGAATGGGCTCCACTTGCCTCCTGGGTCACCGGATG GTTCAACATCGTGGGGCAG TGGGCGTGCACGGCGAGCGTGGACTTCTCGCTGGCGCAGCTGATCCAGGTGATCATCCTGCTGGGCACCGGCGGGGCCAACGGCGGCGGCTACCTGGCCTCCAAGTACGTCGTGCTGGCCATCTACACCGCCATCCTCGTCGTGCACGGCCTCATCAACAGCCTGCCCATCCACTGGCTCTCCTGGTTCGGCCAGCTCGGAGCCTTCTGGAACGTCGCCGGTGTGTTCGTCCTCGTCATCCTCGTCCCGTCGGTGGCCAAGCAGAGGGCCAGCGCCGAGTTCATCTTCACCCACATGAACACCGACAATGGCATGGGCATCCATAGCAAGGCCTACATCCTCGCCGTCGGCCTGCTCATGAGCCAGTACTCCAGCATCGGCTACGACACCTCTGCTCACATG ACGGAGGAGACGAAGAAGGCGGACTGGAACGGGCCGATGGGGATCGTCTACTCCGTCGCACTGTCCAGCGTGTTCGGATGGATCTACCTGCTGGCTCTGACGTCGGTGGTGACCGACATCCCGTACCTGCTGGACACCGGCAACGACGCCGGCGGGTACGCCATTGCTCAAGCCCTGTACTCCACTTTCCACCGGAGGTACggcaccggcgccggcggcatCGCCTGCTTGGTCATCATCGCCGTCGCCGTCTTCCTCTGCGGCACCGCCTGCGTCACCAGCAACTCCAGGATGGGGTACGCCTTCTCCAGGGACGGGGCGATGCCGTTCTCGCACGTTTGGTACAAGGTGAACAAGCAGGAGGTGCCCTTCAACGTCGTCTGGCTCTCCGTGTCCGTGGCGTTCGTCATGGCCCTCACG TCGCTGGGGAGCCAGGTGGCGTTCCAGGCAATGGTGTCCATCGCGACGCTGGGCCTGTACATCGCCTACGCGCTGCCCATCTTGTTCCGCGTGACGACGGCGAGGAGGTCGTTCGTGGCAGGGCCGTTCCACCTCGGGAGATTCGGCGTCGCCGTCGGCTCGGTGGCCGTGCTCTGGGTGGCGCTAGTCACCGTGCTCTTCTGCCTGCCGGTGGCGTACCCCGTCACCAAGGAGACCTTGAACTACACGCCGGTGGCCGTCGGCGGCGTGCTGGTGCTCAGCCTCGCCGCGTGGGTGCTCCACGCCCGGTTCTGGTTCCGAGGGCCTATCACCAACGTTGGTTAA